One genomic region from Balaenoptera acutorostrata chromosome 1, mBalAcu1.1, whole genome shotgun sequence encodes:
- the MRPL37 gene encoding 39S ribosomal protein L37, mitochondrial isoform X1, which yields MALASGSARLALARPGRLGLGSCGAPRRGAYEWGVRSTRKPEPPPPDRVYEIPGLEPITYAGKMHFMPGLARPVFPPWDPGWTPPKFRRLPPLHEHPLYKDQACYVFHQRCRLLEGVKQALWLTKTKLIEGLPEKVLSLADDPRNHIENQDECVLNVIFHARLWHSTEDIPKRETYCPVIVDSLIQLCKSQILKHPSLARRICAQNNMLSTTWNRGSTLIQVHGSSGAQLNAKDPLPPIASREEVEATKNHVLETFYPISPTVGLQECNVYDVNDDTGFREGYPYPYPHTLYLLESANLRPHRFQPDQLRAKMILFAFGNALAQARLLYGNDTKVLEQPVVVQSVGTDGRVFQFLVLQLNTTDLASDEGVKNLVWLDSDQLLYAHFWCLPVVRRKAVVEPVGPTGFQPETFRKFLALYLHGAV from the exons ATGGCGTTGGCGTCGGGGTCAGCAAGGCTGGCGCTTGCTCGCCCCGGGCGGCTCGGTCTTGGGAGCTGCGGGGCCCCAAGACGCGGGGCGTATGAGTGGGGCGTGCGCTCCACGCGGAAGCCCGAGCCTCCTCCCCCGGACAGGGTGTATGAGATTCCTGGACTGGAGCCCATCACCTACGCGGGGAAGATGCACTTTATGCCCGGTCTGGCGCGGCCAGTCTTCCCACCCTGGGACCCTGGCTGGACGCCCCCGAAGTTCCGCCGCTTGCCCCCGCTTCACGAGCACCCGCTGTACAAAGACCAGGCCTGCTACGTCTTCCACCAGCGTTGCCGCCTCCTCGAGG GTGTAAAGCAGGCTCTCTGGCTTACCAAGACCAAGTTAATAGAAGGCCTTCCTGAGAAAGTGCTTAGCCTTGCTGACGATCCAAGGAACCACATAGAGAACCAAGATGAATGTGTTCTGAATGTAATCTTTCACGCTCGTCTCTGGCACTCTACTGAAGACATCCCCAAGAGAGAGACCTACTG CCCAGTCATTGTGGACAGTCTGATACAGCTGTGTAAATCCCAGATTCTCAAGCATCCTTCTCTGGCCAGACGGATCTGTGCCCAAAACAACATGTTATCCACCACCTGGAATCGAG GGTCTACTCTTATTCAGGTCCATGGTTCCAGTGGAGCCCAACTGAATGCCAAGGATCCTCTGCCCCCCATAGCCTCCCGAGAGGAAGTAGAAGCTACTAAGAATCATGTTCTTGAGACCTTCTATCCCATATCTCCCACTGTGGGTCTTCAGGAGTGCAATGTTTATGATGTGAACGATGACACAG GATTCCGAGAGGGTTATCCTTACCCCTATCCCCACACCCTGTATTTGCTGGAGTCAGCCAATTTACGACCACACCGCTTTCAACCAGATCAGCTGCGGGCCAAGATGATCCTGTTTGCCTTTGGCAATGCCCTGGCTCAGGCTCGGCTCCTCTATGGG AACGACACTAAGGTTTTGGAGCAGCCAGTAGTCGTGCAAAGTGTGGGCACTGATGGACGTGTCTTCCAGTTCCTGGTGCTACAGCTGAACACCACAGATCTGGCCTCTGATGAGGGTGTCAAGAATCTAGTCTGGCTAGACTCGGATCAGCTCCTCTATGCGCATTTTTGGTGTCTCCCGGTGGTCAGAAGGAAGGCAGTTGTG GAACCTGTTGGGCCGACTGGTTTCCAGCCAGAGACATTCAGGAAGTTTTTAGCTCTGTATTTGCACGGTGCTGTGTGA
- the MRPL37 gene encoding 39S ribosomal protein L37, mitochondrial isoform X2, whose product MALASGSARLALARPGRLGLGSCGAPRRGAYEWGVRSTRKPEPPPPDRVYEIPGLEPITYAGKMHFMPGLARPVFPPWDPGWTPPKFRRLPPLHEHPLYKDQACYVFHQRCRLLEGVKQALWLTKTKLIEGLPEKVLSLADDPRNHIENQDECVLNVIFHARLWHSTEDIPKRETYCPVIVDSLIQLCKSQILKHPSLARRICAQNNMLSTTWNRGSTLIQVHGSSGAQLNAKDPLPPIASREEVEATKNHVLETFYPISPTVGLQECNVYDVNDDTGFREGYPYPYPHTLYLLESANLRPHRFQPDQLRAKMILFAFGNALAQARLLYGNDTKVLEQPVVVQSVGTDGRVFQFLVLQLNTTDLASDEGVKNLVWLDSDQLLYAHFWCLPVVRRKAVVGPL is encoded by the exons ATGGCGTTGGCGTCGGGGTCAGCAAGGCTGGCGCTTGCTCGCCCCGGGCGGCTCGGTCTTGGGAGCTGCGGGGCCCCAAGACGCGGGGCGTATGAGTGGGGCGTGCGCTCCACGCGGAAGCCCGAGCCTCCTCCCCCGGACAGGGTGTATGAGATTCCTGGACTGGAGCCCATCACCTACGCGGGGAAGATGCACTTTATGCCCGGTCTGGCGCGGCCAGTCTTCCCACCCTGGGACCCTGGCTGGACGCCCCCGAAGTTCCGCCGCTTGCCCCCGCTTCACGAGCACCCGCTGTACAAAGACCAGGCCTGCTACGTCTTCCACCAGCGTTGCCGCCTCCTCGAGG GTGTAAAGCAGGCTCTCTGGCTTACCAAGACCAAGTTAATAGAAGGCCTTCCTGAGAAAGTGCTTAGCCTTGCTGACGATCCAAGGAACCACATAGAGAACCAAGATGAATGTGTTCTGAATGTAATCTTTCACGCTCGTCTCTGGCACTCTACTGAAGACATCCCCAAGAGAGAGACCTACTG CCCAGTCATTGTGGACAGTCTGATACAGCTGTGTAAATCCCAGATTCTCAAGCATCCTTCTCTGGCCAGACGGATCTGTGCCCAAAACAACATGTTATCCACCACCTGGAATCGAG GGTCTACTCTTATTCAGGTCCATGGTTCCAGTGGAGCCCAACTGAATGCCAAGGATCCTCTGCCCCCCATAGCCTCCCGAGAGGAAGTAGAAGCTACTAAGAATCATGTTCTTGAGACCTTCTATCCCATATCTCCCACTGTGGGTCTTCAGGAGTGCAATGTTTATGATGTGAACGATGACACAG GATTCCGAGAGGGTTATCCTTACCCCTATCCCCACACCCTGTATTTGCTGGAGTCAGCCAATTTACGACCACACCGCTTTCAACCAGATCAGCTGCGGGCCAAGATGATCCTGTTTGCCTTTGGCAATGCCCTGGCTCAGGCTCGGCTCCTCTATGGG AACGACACTAAGGTTTTGGAGCAGCCAGTAGTCGTGCAAAGTGTGGGCACTGATGGACGTGTCTTCCAGTTCCTGGTGCTACAGCTGAACACCACAGATCTGGCCTCTGATGAGGGTGTCAAGAATCTAGTCTGGCTAGACTCGGATCAGCTCCTCTATGCGCATTTTTGGTGTCTCCCGGTGGTCAGAAGGAAGGCAGTTGTG GGACCCCTGTGA